Part of the Bacteroidota bacterium genome is shown below.
GCCCACATACAGAACAGGCACAATTACAAGGATGGCCAGAAATTCGCTGAGTGGTGCGGCTAAATCGCGCTTGCGGTAAAGGCGAACCATAAGTTTAGTGTAAACAATATTTTCTTTTTTAAAACGCTCTTGAGTGCTGAAGATGGCGTTAAATGCTTTAATGATGCGGAGTCCGGAAATAGTTTCTTCAATCAGAGCGAGCAATTCGCCCATCTTTTTCTGTCCTTTTTGCGATGTCCGCTTCAGGCTGCGCCCTATCTGACCAATCAGATAGCCTGCAATTGGCAACAGTACCAATATAAATAATGTAAGCTGTGGACTGATAATAAATAATGTAGCAAGAAATACAATGATGGTAATGGGTTCTCGGAATATCATTTCCAGTGAACTCATGATAGACCACTCTACTTCCTGCACATCGGAAGTCATGCGCGCCATGATATCACCTTTGCGTTGTTCGGTATAGAAGGCAAGCGGCAATATCATAATTTTAAGGTACAGTTCATTTCTGAGATCCTTAACAACGCCATTGCGTACAGGGGCCAGATAATACATGGCCATATAGCGAAACAGATTTTTCAGAAAGAACAGAACGACCATGCTCAGACAGATATAGAGCAATGCTGTCATTTCGCCGTTGTTTCTTATTGTCTCGCTTATAAAATAATAGAAGTTCTGCTTGATAGAATCGGGGTTGAACGACAATGGAGGTGCAGACGTAACAGCTTCCTGAGTTTTGAAAAGTATGTTCAGGATAGGAATTGCAAGTACCAAGGAAACCACTGAAAAAGCAACCGCAACAATGTTGAATACAATATTGGCAAGAGCATATTTCCAGTAAGGAATTGCGTAGCGAAGAATGACAATCAGTTTTTTCATTTACTCTGTTTCGGGAAGAAAACGACTTCCGGTATTTTTTATTTCAGCAAAGATATAATATATAATTGTGACGGTCGAATATCGCCGTTCCTCACTTTTGGCTATCATTTTTGAAGAATAGCGATGAGAGTCTCTTGATTTTAATCAATTGAGATTGGGATAACAATGCAAGCAAATGAAAATGGCATAATATATAACAGCCACTTAATCAATTGTAAATGTGTGCATTAAAAGCCACATATTGAAAAATAGCAGATGTGCTATGGCAGAAAAAATAAAAATCAGTCAGCTGTAACCAAATTTTAAAAATTGCGTTCAACGACATTATTTTGATGTTTGTCGATAACTTTTCCACGTTTATTTGTAATTTTATTAGTTTTATATAGTACCTTTATAGAATAAAATCATGTTATTAAAATTTCATTAGAAAAGCATTAATTTTATCGTATCTTTATGAAAACAAAATCTACATCTACAAACAATATGAAGAATTCACTCACTAAAATTACCAATATCAGAGGACTGAGGTTCTTGGTTCTAATATTCATGCTTACACTTACGAGTGGCAGCGTTTTTTCCACGAATTATTACTGGGTTGGCGGAACAGGCTCCTGGACTATGCTAAACCATTGGGCAACCACATCGGGTGGCACGACAATGCACACGACATTACCCGACATGTATGATGACGTGTATTTCGATAATCATTCCTTTCCGACTGGAGGAACAATAACTGTTAACGGAACACCTGTGTGTAATGACCTTAATTTTACAGGCGTTACAGGCACTCCCACTCTTGCCGGCTATAATTTACTGAAGATTTACGGTTCGCTTACGCTGGCAACCGCCATGAATATTACTTACATCGGCTCAATTTATTTTGAATCCACAATGCCCGGCTGTACAATAAATACAAAAGGGAAAACACTGCTCAGCCATGTTTATTTTAACGGTGTGGGTGGCGAATGGACACTTGCGGACTCATTATCGTTAGGCAACAATAAATCAGTGTATTTATATAATGGCAGCCTTATCACTAACAATAAAAATATTTCGTGTTACAAATTTTCTTCAGACCGGATTTTTCCGCGTAGCCTTATCTTAGGAAGTTCTATAATCAGAATCCATGATAACACTTCGAGTGCCATGGCTATTTACCTGGAAGATTTGTGGTTTGATGCAGGTTCATCAAGTATCCGTTTTCTTGGTCAGACAGGTCCTACGGGCGGCGGTTTGTACATCAGCGATCAAAACCTAGGGCTAACGGCAGATTTTAACAATGTTATGTTCGGGTATCCGAACGGAGCATCAACACTGAACATTTCACTGAAATCAATCTGCAGTTTCAATCAGTTGACATTCCTTGGGGATGGCATTATCAATGGTTCAAACACGTACAATAACCTCATTCTGACACCGGGGAAAAGCTACACACTGCAATCCAGAAAAAAACAAACAATAAACGGTACACTTAGCGCAACGGGTGGTTGCAGCGGTTATATTTCTATTCAGTCATCCATTGCAGGCACCGTAGATACCATTTATAAGTCATCAGGAACAGTAACACTTGCCAAATGCATTTTACGCGACATCTGTAAATCGGGTGCCGCAGCGTTCACTGCCAGTTCGTCAATAGATTTGGGCAACAATTCCGGATGGAGTTTTACCGCACCTTCTTCTACTACTTATTACTGGGTTGGTGGCACAGGCAACTGGGAAAGCCCTGCGCACTGGTCATTAACAAGTGGAGGTGCCGGCGGCAGTTGTATTCCCGGTCCCGCCGATAACGTAATTTTCAATGCGAGCTCATTTAATGGTGCCGGACAGTCGGTAACGGTAAGTGGAACACTCGCCTGTTGTAAGAATATGACCTGGACAGGCGTAAACAACAGCCCGACTTTTGCAGGCGCCTCAACTGCGATTTTAAAAGTTTTCGGGTCGCTGAATATGAATGCGAATTTTAATTTTGGTTTTACAGGAAATGTACATTTTGCAGCCGCTACCACAGGTAATACAATATCATGCGGTGACAAGACAATCAACGGAGATATTTATTTCTTGAGTTCAGGTGGCTGGGGTTTATCCGACAGTCTGATTTTAGCAAGTGGAAAGTCAATATTTCTTTATACCGGATCACTGGCTACCAATGGCTATAAAGTTTCGTGCACAAAGTTAATTTCCGATTTAACAGGAAACCGCGGTCTTTCCTTTGGTAGTTCAGAAATTGTTTTAAGCAGCACTCTGCTGTCAGGAGCCATGGTACTGAACATGACCAACCTTGTTTTTGACGGTGGCACATCACTGCTCAGGTTCACAGGAACTTCAGGTATCAATGCCGGAGGATTCACTATTTCCGGAACAAACGCCGCACCAACAAACCTATATGATGTAGTTCTTTCATCGGCAGGAGCTTCATCCAGTATTTATGTACTTACTGCAGGCGGTGCGGCTTTTCATGATGTAATCTTTCAGGGTTCAGGGAGTATTTATGGTAAGAATACATACCACGACCTGACGTTTACTTCCGGAAGCTCCTATTTTCTGCAGGCAGGAAAAACACAAACGATTACCGGAAACTGGAATGCTTCAGGAAATTGCAGTTCATATATTATAGTACAATCCAATACTTTTGCGAGTCCGGCCTCAGTGATAAAAACTACAGGCACTGTAAGTACCGACTACATTCTTCTTAGAGATATTCAGGTTTCGGGCGGGGCAGCATTTTCAGCCACGAATGCAACAAATATGGGTGGTAACAGTGGCTGGACCTTTTCGGCTCCTGTTTCTAGAACATATTACTGGATAAGCGGCAGCGGCTCATGGAGCAACCAGTCTCACTGGTCGTTAAATAGCGGAGGTACCCCGGCAGCATGTCTTCCGGGTCCGAATGACAACGTTGTTTTCGATGCCAATTCATTTCTCGGAAGCGGTTCCATTGTAACCATTGATCCTGTTCCTGCTTATTGCAAAAACATGATTTGGAATCATCCATTGAATAATCCGACCTTCGGTGGAACGGCAGCATCAACCATCAGGATTTTTGGTTCGTTGAATCTGTATACCGGAATGGTATACAATTACAAGGGAAAGCTTTATTTTGAATCGGGAGATACAACCAATGTAATTAATACATCGGGGAAAACAATCACGAGTGACATGTATTTTCAGGGAACAGGCGGATGGACGCTTGCCGACAGCCTGAAAACAGGACCTACAAATTCTATATTTTATTATATGGGAGCTTTCAATACGGCTAATTACAATATTACAGCGCTCCGTTTCACTTCTGACAAGACCACCAACCGAAAATTGAAGCTTGGTTCATCAACGCTTACTTTATCGGGAGCTGGTGGTGTTCCGGCAATCTACCTGAATACAGTAAACTTGGCAGTCAATGCAGGCACATCCCGTATTGTACTTCCAAATTATTCAGGTGTAACAGCAGGCATTGTTTGCCTCGTAAACGGTCTGCCAAATTCCACTATACAACTTTATGACGTTGTATTCTCAGCGACTACGGGTACAGCAAGCATCAGCACAAACGGGCAGCTCACAGCCAGTTTCCATAAGGTAACGATGGGTGGAAGCGGTAAAATTCTGGGCAATAATTATTTTGAGACTCTGTTATTTGCTCCTGGGAAAAAATACACGCTGCAGTCAACAAAAACACAGACAATAACAAGTTACTGGGGATTTTCAGGCCAGTGCAGCATTCCCGACACTATCATTTCATCCATTACCGGCAATCCGGCGAAAGTATCAAAAGTATCAGGTATTGTGAGCGGTTTCAACATTGTTATGAGTGATATTTCGGCACTTGGTGGTGCCACATTTAATGCGTTTAATTCAACGGATCTTGGTGGTAACACCGGATGGAACTTCACAACACAGGGAACACTCGGAAATCCGGGAATCATCAGCGGTCAGGCAAATGTGTGCGTAGGGCAGACTGCAACGTATTCGGTTAATGCTATACCGGGAGTTGTAAGTTATAATTGGACATTGCCTAGCGGTGTTTCTCTTGTTACGGGACAGGGAACAAATTTAATAACTGTAGTGATTGGAAATATTACGACTGCGACAATCTCAGTGAATGCATACAACGGTTGCATCACATCCACATCATCTTCAAAAACATTAACTGTTTTTACAATCGGCTTTAATGCAGTTCCACCGGTATGTCAGAATGCAACACCTTTCACATTAACAACCGGAACTCCTGCAGGTGGTACGTATTTCGGTAACGGCGTTACAGGTAGCCAGTTCAATCCGGCAACAGCCGGTATAGGCACGCACAATATCGGATACGTTTACAACACCGGCGGCTGCATTGACACGGCTTTCCAAACTGTGAACGTTATGGGCGCCCCGAGTACACCAAGTCAGCCGACAGGTCAGACTGTTGTGTGTCAGGGATCTTCGAACATTCAATATGCTACAACCGTTGTCGGTAGTGCAATAGTGAACTGGAGTATAACACCCGCAGGCGCAGGCACAATTACAGGAACAGGAATAACCTCAATTGTAAACTGGAACCCGGGATTTGCAGGTGTTGCAGTAATTTCGGCCACAGCGAGTACCAGTTGTGGAACCTCGGCAGCTTCATCAGTAAATATTATTGTGGGTCAAGGCCCGACAGCTCCTGCGCCAATTACCGGTCCGGTATCTGTTTGCCAGGGCACACCGGCTTCAACATTTGGAACCTCATCTTATGCCAATACCGGATTCATCTGGTCAATATCACCGGTTCAGGCCGGCGTTATCAATGGAGTAGACAGCACGATAAATGTACTGTGGAATCCGGCATTCAGCGGCAATGCAATAATTACTGCTGCGGCATACAATAGTTGTGACACCACTGCCTCCGTGAACTTCACAATACATGTTGATACCCTTGTTGCACAGCTTATTTTCCACAACGGGCAGGGTACCGTTTGCCAGGGAACTGACAGTGTTCATTATGGTGCATCATGTTATAACGCAAGTGGCTATTTCTGGACACTCAACCCATCAAACGCAGGTCAGCTGTTACAATCAGGATCGCATGCCATTGTAAACTGGGATAGCACTTTTACAGGGCTGGCAACCATTTTGGTATATGCTTATAATAACTGTGATACTACCTCACCTGTAAGCATGCAGGTATCAGTACTGCCCGGACCGCCTCACCCCACGGTAACTCTTGCAGGATATTTATTGACAAGTTCGACAGCGCCATCCTATCAATGGCTGCTTAACGGGCAACCGATTCAGGGAGAAACAAACCAGTACTGTACGGCATCAGCAACAGGCTATTATTCAGTTGTGGTGGCAAACACATACGGATGCAACGACACTTCCGATCTCATATTTATCGACTACATTACCGGTATTTCAGATATGCCGGGCACTGGTTTTGGTGCCGAAGTAAATCCGAATCCAATGACTGATGGCGGCCAGATTGTTTTAAATCTGAATAAACAGGCGCGCGTAAATATTGAGTTGATTGATGTTACAGGGCGGATTCTTGTAAGACTAATCGATGGTATTGACACACCTGCAGGCCGAAACTCATTTATCATCACCAAAGAACAACTTGACACGTATCACGGAGTATACTATTTCAAAGTCAGTGCAGGTGAACAAACCAAAATTTTGCCTGTGGTTATAATGGATTAATCCTCCTTAATATTAAAAAAAGAGGCGGCTCTGCTGAGACCGTCTCTTTTTTTGTTGAATTCCGGGAGTTTTGCAGTTTAGATGTAAATAGCCTTTAATGTTGTACTTTTGCATTTATGGAAACAATCAGACAGAGCAAGGTGTCCCGTTTGCTCCAGAAAGAAATCGGGGAAATTATTCAGCAGGAACAGCGCGGATTGTATGGTAATTCTATGATTACAGTTACCCGTGTTACTATCAGCAAAGACATGATGATGGCGCGGGTTTTTGTAAGTC
Proteins encoded:
- a CDS encoding T9SS type A sorting domain-containing protein — its product is MKTKSTSTNNMKNSLTKITNIRGLRFLVLIFMLTLTSGSVFSTNYYWVGGTGSWTMLNHWATTSGGTTMHTTLPDMYDDVYFDNHSFPTGGTITVNGTPVCNDLNFTGVTGTPTLAGYNLLKIYGSLTLATAMNITYIGSIYFESTMPGCTINTKGKTLLSHVYFNGVGGEWTLADSLSLGNNKSVYLYNGSLITNNKNISCYKFSSDRIFPRSLILGSSIIRIHDNTSSAMAIYLEDLWFDAGSSSIRFLGQTGPTGGGLYISDQNLGLTADFNNVMFGYPNGASTLNISLKSICSFNQLTFLGDGIINGSNTYNNLILTPGKSYTLQSRKKQTINGTLSATGGCSGYISIQSSIAGTVDTIYKSSGTVTLAKCILRDICKSGAAAFTASSSIDLGNNSGWSFTAPSSTTYYWVGGTGNWESPAHWSLTSGGAGGSCIPGPADNVIFNASSFNGAGQSVTVSGTLACCKNMTWTGVNNSPTFAGASTAILKVFGSLNMNANFNFGFTGNVHFAAATTGNTISCGDKTINGDIYFLSSGGWGLSDSLILASGKSIFLYTGSLATNGYKVSCTKLISDLTGNRGLSFGSSEIVLSSTLLSGAMVLNMTNLVFDGGTSLLRFTGTSGINAGGFTISGTNAAPTNLYDVVLSSAGASSSIYVLTAGGAAFHDVIFQGSGSIYGKNTYHDLTFTSGSSYFLQAGKTQTITGNWNASGNCSSYIIVQSNTFASPASVIKTTGTVSTDYILLRDIQVSGGAAFSATNATNMGGNSGWTFSAPVSRTYYWISGSGSWSNQSHWSLNSGGTPAACLPGPNDNVVFDANSFLGSGSIVTIDPVPAYCKNMIWNHPLNNPTFGGTAASTIRIFGSLNLYTGMVYNYKGKLYFESGDTTNVINTSGKTITSDMYFQGTGGWTLADSLKTGPTNSIFYYMGAFNTANYNITALRFTSDKTTNRKLKLGSSTLTLSGAGGVPAIYLNTVNLAVNAGTSRIVLPNYSGVTAGIVCLVNGLPNSTIQLYDVVFSATTGTASISTNGQLTASFHKVTMGGSGKILGNNYFETLLFAPGKKYTLQSTKTQTITSYWGFSGQCSIPDTIISSITGNPAKVSKVSGIVSGFNIVMSDISALGGATFNAFNSTDLGGNTGWNFTTQGTLGNPGIISGQANVCVGQTATYSVNAIPGVVSYNWTLPSGVSLVTGQGTNLITVVIGNITTATISVNAYNGCITSTSSSKTLTVFTIGFNAVPPVCQNATPFTLTTGTPAGGTYFGNGVTGSQFNPATAGIGTHNIGYVYNTGGCIDTAFQTVNVMGAPSTPSQPTGQTVVCQGSSNIQYATTVVGSAIVNWSITPAGAGTITGTGITSIVNWNPGFAGVAVISATASTSCGTSAASSVNIIVGQGPTAPAPITGPVSVCQGTPASTFGTSSYANTGFIWSISPVQAGVINGVDSTINVLWNPAFSGNAIITAAAYNSCDTTASVNFTIHVDTLVAQLIFHNGQGTVCQGTDSVHYGASCYNASGYFWTLNPSNAGQLLQSGSHAIVNWDSTFTGLATILVYAYNNCDTTSPVSMQVSVLPGPPHPTVTLAGYLLTSSTAPSYQWLLNGQPIQGETNQYCTASATGYYSVVVANTYGCNDTSDLIFIDYITGISDMPGTGFGAEVNPNPMTDGGQIVLNLNKQARVNIELIDVTGRILVRLIDGIDTPAGRNSFIITKEQLDTYHGVYYFKVSAGEQTKILPVVIMD